AAAAAATATCTCCCAGGAATTGCTACCGGTAAAAAACTTGCAGCGTTCGGTATCACTGAACCCAACGCAGGAAGCGATGCAGGAGCTATTACAACTTCAGCGAAAAAAGAAGGCGACCATTACATATTAAACGGCACAAAATGTTTTATTACAAACGCCGGGGAAGCTGAAGTATACACTGTCATAGCTATGACAGATAAATCAAAAGGCCCGCGCGGTGCAAGCTGTTTTATCGTTGAAAAAGGAACTGAAGGATTTACCTTTGGTAAAAAAGAGAAAAAAATGGGGATTCGTTCTTCAGCAACCAGAGAACTTATTTTCAATAATTGCAAAATTCCAAAGGAAAATCTTCTTGCAAAAGAAGGGATGGGCTTTATAGTTGCGATGAAAACATTCGATGCTTCCCGTCCGGGTGTAGCCGCACAGGCCCTTGGTATTGCCGCCGGCGCTCTTGACGATGCAGTAGAATATGCTCGTCAAAGAGTTCAGTTTGGGCATCCTATATCATCATTCCAGGCTATCCAGCACATGCTCGCTGATATGGCTACAGAGGTTGAAGCGGCAAGAGCTTTATTATACGCAACAGCAAGGCAGTACGATAAAGACCCCAGCGCCAGGAACACAAAATCAAGCGCAATGGCAAAACTATATGCAAGCGAAGTTGCAATGAAAACTACCACCAATGCAGTGCAAATACTCGGTGGTTACGGATACATGAGAGAATACCCGATGGAAAAAAGAATGCGTGATGCAAAAATCACCCAGATTTACGAAGGAACCAGCCAGATACAAAGAAATGAAATTGCTTTTGCATTGATTAAAGAGTCTGCCAGAAAGTAAGGGACGAAATATGAATTTTATAGTTTGTATTAAACAAGTGCCAGCAACAACGAATGTCCAGATTAATAATGATACCGGAACCTTAAAAAGAGAGGGCGTAGAATCAATAATTAATCCGTTTGACGAATATGCTATCGAAGAAGCTGTACGTTTGAAAGAACGTACCGGAGGAAAAGTTACATTAATTACA
The sequence above is drawn from the Elusimicrobiota bacterium genome and encodes:
- a CDS encoding acyl-CoA dehydrogenase family protein, which translates into the protein MDYFLSEEQQMMVDLAKKFAIEKIKPVREEYDEKEEFPWQVIQEFAKTDLAGVYIPQEYGGMGLGVFDLCIIVEELSKVDGSISLSLAATALGTFPILLFGNEAQKKKYLPGIATGKKLAAFGITEPNAGSDAGAITTSAKKEGDHYILNGTKCFITNAGEAEVYTVIAMTDKSKGPRGASCFIVEKGTEGFTFGKKEKKMGIRSSATRELIFNNCKIPKENLLAKEGMGFIVAMKTFDASRPGVAAQALGIAAGALDDAVEYARQRVQFGHPISSFQAIQHMLADMATEVEAARALLYATARQYDKDPSARNTKSSAMAKLYASEVAMKTTTNAVQILGGYGYMREYPMEKRMRDAKITQIYEGTSQIQRNEIAFALIKESARK